The genomic region TCAGCAGCTCATATACTGTatggggagaggaagagaagtaTGTAACCTAATAATACGTgatttaatatatagataatatattctaCTATTGCTCAACTATATAATGTAAACAACGATATACCTCGTTCATGGAGACACCAAGCAACAGGAGTAATTTGTTTAGTGAAAAATCATAttggaaaatgttttgttttggcaTTTTATAATCTTAAATCAGTATTTTTGTCAAATTCATCTCTAAAGTGTGAACTAATTCTGAAACAAGATCTTTATTATAAAATGCCTTATTCTGAACAGACACAGTTTCTTCATTCTTTTGAAACTAAAGTTTGactattttttatattgatttgacctaatttcttgaattttggtcatatatatatgctttacttTGACTTTGTTAGGACTCAGTTATCGGATTGAACTTTGCCTTTGGGCAAGACgcgaaaaaatttattaaaaacgtTCAAACCAAGCTCGAAATGATCCGCAATATACGAGGtaggaatattattttattttaatatttctatgatTCAATATTATACATTACActatcattttatttcataatttaatttttagaaaaaggATTTTACAATATCGACTCAACAAGTTCTCGTTTGtgtatttcatttacttatttttagctGAATCTACCACAAGAAAAAGCAAATctgtaattgaaaaatttaaaaaggtttaattaacatatttaaaacatcagatttaaaaaataaaagtcgtAAAATTTCATTCTTTGGAAAAAAAGATACAAGTAATAATGTTTAAAAGAATTCTAGATGATTTTGATTATGGCAATTGTCTGATTTCTGAACCGAAGGATCCTCATGTTGTTTTACACTATGGAGAATCTGTAAGTCAAATTgtagctttatttattttaaaggggATTGTACTTGATGAAAAAGCTAAAAATAAATTCAGTGAGATAGGATATACTGATGATCAACTAAAAGACCCAAAAATCGTACAATCGCtcatttcttctatttctaaTTGTAAAGGAAacctaaatgaaataaaaaatactgctcccaaaaaaactaaaaaaagtaataaataatttttctacTTCTTAGGTtctaaatcaaagaaaaaagaaagccagAATTTAGTTAATGTTGACGATATAGTAATCGGAGAACCGCGTAACCCAATGTAATttcaattagaatttttatacTATTAGACACACAGGGGAAGCTGACTTGACATTAAAATATGGCATGAATTTTGGTATGTAAATCtatgaaatcattaattttagataATGgctcaaaatattgttttaataagaTTGGCGATAATGACGTTAAAagtaatgaataatatattatttttagctGAAATGTCTATTCCTGTCGATTTTGAATCGATTAATGACATGTCATCAAATACGCCATTAAATAAGAGTTCATTGTCAGGTATGAAGTCTGTTTGAAACATCAATTCAGATTCACAATTTAATATTCATTCGAACATGCAACCAAATTTTATGCCTCCTCCGTTTGTTCCCGATAAATTTTTTAGATCTGAACAATTGgatatatcaaataatttatcACAAAAACCCTTGCCATCGTCATCTCAAATAATCACAAATCCATTTATTGCTCGTTCAAAAGTCGAAAACATTGAAATTCCAAAACAAGTTTTTTCACATGCTCCCAATACTTCTCTAAACCCGCCACTGCCAAACATTTTTACAGACCAATTCCCGAAATCAACTTTTTCACGACCCTCTATAGATAATCTTCCAAAAAAATCATTTTCACGACCTCCTCCAGATACACTTCCAAAATCTACATTTTCAGTTCCTCCTTCGAATGAACAGCCTAAACCACAAAGAAATATACCATCTTCAAAGTTGGATTTGTCCTCTGATGTAAAATCGCCAACTTCATCAATTCCCCGATTAAGTGGTTGTTTTGATGTTCCAAATTTTCTACCCCCATCAAATTTTTCGCcattaaatcaaaaaataaacaatgattcTTCATCAAATTTCATTTCCTCTGATATTGAATCAAGGGGAggaaatgttaataaaaatatgcCTTCTAAAATGAGCTCATATAAGCAAACTCATGGTTCAAATTTATCACCAGAGTCAATTATGTGGCCTACAAAAGCAACACCCTCTGAtcaaaaagaaatgaagttacTAAAGCcgaccaaaaaagaaaaatagaggttTCATTGGTTATGATATTTTCAAGTTGGATTCAATTGAAGATAAAGTATCAGAAAAGATACATGTACCAACACCTCCAACTGCCTTAAATATTCCatcaaaaaaagataataatttacCTGATAGAAGTATTTTTAACAACATAATTTTATAAAGGCaatcttctttttcaaattcgAAGTGGTAGTCCAAAATTAAAGAACACGGAATTCACCCCAGCTAAAGAACACAAAGACAATGCCAAACCAGCCAGTAGTGTTTATTTTAGTTACATTTATTAGATTTACTGAGCGAAATAAGATCTGGGAAAGCACTTCGTCATGTTTCTCCTGAAGATAAAAACCCAAAAAATGACATTAAACCCGTACCAGG from Octopus sinensis unplaced genomic scaffold, ASM634580v1 Contig18953, whole genome shotgun sequence harbors:
- the LOC115231885 gene encoding dual specificity protein kinase splA-like — its product is MFKRILDDFDYGNCLISEPKDPHVVLHYGESVSQIVALFILKGIVLDEKAKNKFSEIGYTDDQLKDPKIVQSLISSISNCSKSKKKESQNLVNVDDIVIGEPPEMSIPVDFESINDMSSNTPLNKSSLSDSQFNIHSNMQPNFMPPPFVPDKFFRSEQLDISNNLSQKPLPSSSQIITNPFIARSKVENIEIPKQVFSHAPNTSLNPPLPNIFTDQFPKSTFSRPSIDNLPKKSFSRPPPDTLPKSTFSVPPSNEQPKPQRNIPSSKLDLSSDVKSPTSSIPRLSGCFDVPNFLPPSNFSPLNQKINNDSSSNFISSDIESRGGNVNKNMPSKMSSYKQTHGSNLSPESIMWPTKATPSDQKEMKLLKPTKKEK